The following proteins come from a genomic window of Acidimicrobiales bacterium:
- a CDS encoding DUF559 domain-containing protein — protein sequence MRRAPDYAGLAELAIDQDHVATRAQLSKLGFSDERIATMIGHRHWVQLQRGVYLLSPGPATWRQVARAAQLAGGDVVALDAGSALTWWGVDGPEDDRVELVVAGPAGGPAPRGVVIHHPSRPISVRVRDGVRVVAIEDALLGFAASSRNRRQVEVAVESALLSRRTTERKIWQTIGRNSRRGVRGVALLRFVMDHRPNGKPSRSVLELELVDLIRASDLPLPQRNVEVVDGNGERREIDLCYLAQKGAIEADSRRWHSTASQQASDRRRQAALEAVGFAFVRVTWTDIFERPEWVIDQIRELLLRVVAA from the coding sequence GTGCGAAGAGCACCCGACTACGCAGGCCTCGCCGAGTTGGCGATCGACCAGGACCACGTCGCGACGCGAGCGCAGCTCTCGAAGCTGGGCTTCAGCGACGAGCGAATCGCCACGATGATCGGCCACCGGCACTGGGTGCAGCTCCAGCGCGGCGTCTACCTGCTGTCGCCGGGACCTGCGACGTGGCGTCAAGTCGCGCGCGCCGCGCAGCTGGCCGGCGGCGACGTCGTCGCGCTCGACGCGGGCAGCGCCTTGACCTGGTGGGGCGTGGACGGGCCCGAGGACGACCGCGTCGAACTCGTTGTCGCCGGACCTGCCGGCGGACCCGCACCGCGGGGCGTGGTGATACATCACCCGTCGCGGCCGATTTCCGTCCGCGTGCGCGACGGCGTGCGCGTCGTCGCGATCGAGGACGCGTTGCTCGGTTTCGCGGCGTCGTCGCGCAACCGTCGCCAAGTCGAGGTTGCGGTCGAGTCGGCGCTGCTCTCACGCCGCACGACGGAGCGCAAGATCTGGCAGACGATCGGCCGCAACTCGCGCCGCGGTGTGCGGGGCGTGGCGCTGCTGCGGTTCGTGATGGATCACCGTCCGAACGGCAAGCCGAGTCGGAGTGTCCTTGAACTCGAACTGGTCGACCTCATCCGCGCCAGCGATCTGCCGCTGCCGCAGCGCAACGTCGAGGTGGTCGACGGCAACGGCGAGCGACGCGAGATCGACTTGTGCTACCTCGCACAAAAGGGCGCCATCGAGGCCGACAGCCGGAGGTGGCACTCCACCGCGTCTCAGCAGGCCAGCGACCGACGGCGCCAGGCCGCGCTCGAGGCCGTCGGTTTCGCCTTCGTCCGCGTCACGTGGACCGACATCTTTGAGCGCCCAGAATGGGTGATCGATCAGATTCGCGAGCTTCTTCTCAGAGTTGTGGCCGCGTAG